A single genomic interval of Croceibacter atlanticus HTCC2559 harbors:
- a CDS encoding HAD family hydrolase has protein sequence MIKAILFDMDGVIVDTEPLHKKAYYKMFEDFSLPVSKPLYESFTGQSTLNICKRLVDEFKVDHAPEELVAKKRHHFKYLFENDESLQLISGVEDLIKDYYANGLTLVLASSASMPNINRIFERFNLNQYFVAKLSGADLKESKPNPEIFVKAAEASGQPKENCLVIEDSTNGIKAAKGAGIYCVGYDSKHSTNQDYSLADKVISDYKEISFANLMR, from the coding sequence ATGATCAAGGCAATTTTATTTGATATGGATGGTGTTATTGTAGATACTGAACCTCTACATAAAAAAGCCTATTACAAGATGTTTGAAGATTTTAGCCTACCCGTTTCTAAACCACTTTATGAGTCGTTTACAGGGCAATCTACCCTAAATATCTGTAAGCGATTGGTAGATGAATTTAAAGTAGATCACGCTCCAGAAGAGTTAGTAGCTAAAAAACGCCATCATTTTAAGTATCTATTTGAAAATGATGAGAGCCTTCAGCTTATTTCTGGTGTGGAAGACTTAATTAAAGATTATTACGCTAACGGTCTTACCTTAGTATTAGCTTCTTCAGCATCTATGCCTAATATTAACAGGATTTTCGAAAGGTTCAATTTAAATCAATATTTTGTAGCCAAGTTAAGTGGTGCAGACCTTAAAGAGTCTAAACCCAATCCTGAGATATTTGTAAAGGCAGCCGAGGCATCTGGACAACCCAAAGAAAATTGCTTAGTAATCGAAGACTCAACTAACGGTATTAAAGCAGCAAAAGGTGCTGGTATTTATTGCGTAGGTTACGATAGCAAACACTCTACAAACCAAGACTACAGTTTAGCAGACAAAGTGATTTCAGATTATAAAGAAATTTCTTTTGCCAACTTAATGAGGTAA